The region AGCCTGAGGAAGCATCATTGCAGGACTTCTAATTACCTCAAACTTCCTGCCCTCCAAAACCCCAGTAATAACTATACCTCTCTCATTAAAATTGGCCGCCCTCCTAGTTACCATCTCAGGCCTTCTAATTGCATTAGAACTTGCATCACTAACTGGTAAACAGTTTAAAACTACGCCCAACCTCGTTACCCATAACTTCTCAAACATACTTGGATTCTTTCCTGCCGTCGTCCACCGATTAGCCCCAAAGCTAAACTTAACCCTAGGACAAACTATTGCCAGCCAGATAGTAGATCAAACATGATTTGAGAAAATCGGCCCGAAAGGAGTTATCTCAACTAACCTGCCCATAGTCACAACAACAAGCAATATCCAACAAGGCATAATTAAAACATACCTCACTCTATTTTTCCTCTCAACAGCTCTGGCCGTTCTACTTACATTAACCTAAACTGCTCGAAGCGCCCCTCGACTTAGCCCCCGAGTTAACTCCAACACCACAAAAAGTGTTAATAGAAGCACCCACGCGCATGCAATTAACATCCCACCGCCGTAAGAGTATATTAGAGCCACGCCACTGGTATCACCCCGCAAAACAGAAAACTCCTTAAATTCATCTACCACCACCCACGAGGTTTCATACCATCCACCCCAAAACCAACCCGCTACCAACACCACCCCCACTGTATATACCACTACATACCCTAAAACCGAACGATCCCCCCAAGACTCAGGAAAGGGCTCAGCAGCCAAAGCCGCTGAATAAGCGAACACTACGAGCATCCCTCCTAAATAAATCAAAAATAATACCAATGATAAGAAAGACCCCCCATGACCAACCAGAACCCCACATCCCACGCCTGCCG is a window of Salvelinus alpinus mitochondrion, complete genome DNA encoding:
- the ND6 gene encoding NADH dehydrogenase subunit 6 (putative), with amino-acid sequence MTYLVSLFLFGLVLGLVAVASNPAPYFAALGLVVAAGVGCGVLVGHGGSFLSLVLFLIYLGGMLVVFAYSAALAAEPFPESWGDRSVLGYVVVYTVGVVLVAGWFWGGWYETSWVVVDEFKEFSVLRGDTSGVALMYSYGGGMLIACAWVLLLTLFVVLELTRGLSRGALRAV